A window of Chloracidobacterium sp. N contains these coding sequences:
- the nhaA gene encoding Na+/H+ antiporter NhaA, which yields MPIIEIRLSPTFKRFLLSEQASGVLLLVCTVVSLILANSPLGHAYLHAWHVKVAGLPVEVWVNDGLMAVFFLFIGLELKRELYVGELSNLRHALLPIVAALGGIVVPAAIHFTLNNGTVTQPGIGIPMATDIAFALGVLALLGNRVPGSLKVFLAALAVIDDLGAIVVIALFYSGALAWSYLGATLAILVVLLMFNRWGIRALWPYLLGGIAMWFCMFQSGVHATIAGVLLAFAIPFTEKSEDETSPSHRLERWLQRPVAFGIMPLFALANTGIVIEQGVLALISSANGVGIFVGLFIGKPVGIVLASVAAVLLGICRMPLDLNWKHLLGAGLLGGIGFTMSIFITNLAFPDNALIVSASKMTILLASLTAGTVGFLWLKFFGQPDVADRDLETMDYVTTSP from the coding sequence TGCTGTCGGAGCAGGCGAGTGGTGTTCTGCTGCTGGTCTGCACGGTGGTTTCCCTCATCCTGGCCAACTCGCCACTGGGGCACGCCTATCTGCATGCCTGGCACGTCAAGGTGGCGGGCCTTCCGGTCGAGGTCTGGGTCAATGATGGGTTGATGGCGGTCTTTTTTCTGTTCATCGGGCTGGAACTCAAACGTGAGCTGTACGTCGGCGAGCTATCCAACCTTCGTCATGCGCTGTTGCCCATTGTGGCGGCGCTGGGCGGGATCGTCGTGCCGGCGGCCATTCACTTCACGCTCAACAATGGCACCGTCACCCAGCCGGGAATAGGCATCCCGATGGCGACGGACATTGCCTTTGCCTTGGGAGTGCTTGCGCTGTTGGGCAACCGTGTTCCGGGTTCGCTCAAGGTGTTTCTGGCGGCGCTGGCCGTGATTGATGATCTGGGCGCCATTGTGGTCATTGCCCTGTTTTACTCCGGGGCGCTGGCCTGGAGCTACCTGGGCGCAACGCTGGCCATTCTGGTCGTGCTGCTGATGTTTAACCGGTGGGGTATCAGGGCGCTGTGGCCCTACCTGCTGGGTGGCATCGCCATGTGGTTCTGTATGTTCCAGTCGGGCGTTCATGCCACGATAGCCGGCGTCCTGCTGGCCTTTGCCATTCCGTTCACGGAAAAAAGCGAGGATGAGACTTCGCCTTCCCATCGGCTCGAACGCTGGCTGCAACGGCCGGTTGCCTTTGGCATCATGCCGCTGTTTGCGCTGGCCAATACGGGCATTGTCATCGAGCAGGGGGTGCTTGCGCTTATCTCCAGCGCCAACGGGGTCGGGATTTTCGTGGGGCTGTTCATTGGCAAGCCGGTTGGCATCGTTCTGGCCAGCGTCGCGGCCGTGCTGCTGGGCATCTGCCGGATGCCACTGGATTTGAACTGGAAACACCTGCTTGGCGCCGGGCTGCTGGGGGGGATTGGCTTCACGATGTCCATTTTCATCACGAACCTGGCCTTTCCCGACAATGCTCTGATTGTAAGCGCCTCCAAGATGACCATTTTGCTGGCTTCACTGACGGCTGGCACGGTGGGCTTCTTATGGCTGAAGTTCTTTGGACAGCCGGATGTCGCTGACCGTGACCTGGAGACGATGGATTACGTCACTACGTCTCCGTAG